Proteins co-encoded in one Oncorhynchus masou masou isolate Uvic2021 chromosome 22, UVic_Omas_1.1, whole genome shotgun sequence genomic window:
- the LOC135509591 gene encoding SIN3-HDAC complex-associated factor-like gives MFGFHKPKMYRSLDGCCICRAKSSSSRFTDSKRYENDFTSCFGLCETRSGEICNACVLLVKRCKKLPVGSKKNWNHVVDARGGPSLKISSRPKKRKSLSKRAMPIQISRLQKELKRNNSDAHSTTSSASPAQSPSYSNPSDEGSDTELSPGSRRSPVFSFLDLTYWKRQKVCCGIIYKGRFGEVLIDPHLFKPCCRKKQQRQELEEEEEEVVEEVEVVVVEEVEEVVVRKEDEVVRSNSQESSESPQLQVIMTTSQTKVEVEEEDWRYCTTV, from the exons ATGTTTGGCTTTCACAAGCCGAAGATGTACCGGAGTTTAGACGGCTGTTGCATCTGCCGCGCCAAGTCCTCCAGCTCACGCTTCACCGACAGCAAGCGGTACGAGAATGACTTCACGAGCTGTTTCGG ATTATGTGAAACTCGGTCTGGAGAAATCTGCAATGCCTGTGTACTCCTGGTGAAACGATGTAAGAAACTCCCAGTGGGGTCTAAGAAAAACTGGAATCAC GTGGTTGATGCCCGAGGAGGCCCCAGCCTAAAGATTTCCTCCAGGCCAAAGAAACGGAAGTCCCTCTCCAAGAGAGCCATGCCAATCCAGATTAGCCGACTGCAGAAAGAGCTAAAGAGGAACA actcTGATGCCCACAGCACCACGTCCAGTGCCTCCCCGGCCCAGTCTCCCAGCTACAGCAACCCTTCAGATGAGGGCTCCGACACAGAGCTCTCCCCAGGCTCCAGACGCTCCCCTGTCTTCTCCTTCCTGGACCTCACCTACTGGAAGAG GCAGAAGGTGTGTTGTGGGATCATCTACAAGGGCCGCTTTGGGGAGGTGCTCATCGACCCTCACCTCTTCAAGCCCTGTTGTCGCAAGAAACAGCAGCGGCAGGAgctggaggaggaagaagaggaggttgTGGAAGaggtagaagtggtggtggtggaggaggtggaggaggtggtggtgaggaAGGAAGACGAGGTGGTGAGGTCAAACAGCCAGGAGAGCTCAGAGAGTCCTCAGCTACAGGTCATCATGACAACATCTCAGACCAAAGTGGAGGTTGAGGAGGAAGACTGGCGATATTGCACCACAGTGTGA